GCCGAGCCGGTGGCGGCGTCCTGGTAGGCCACCGCGTCGAACTCGCCCCAGGCGGTCTGCATGCGGCGCCGGCCCAGGCGCTTGACGATGGATTCATGCTCGCTGCGGTACTGGATCAGGTCGGCGATGGTGCCGATCTTGAGCTGGTGCTGGCGGGCGAACTGCACCAGGTCGGGCAGGCGCGCCATGGTGCCGTCGGGCTTGAGGATCTCGCAGATCACGGCGGCGGGCGTCAGGCCGGCCATGGCGGTCAGGTCGCAGCCGGCCTCGGTGTGGCCGGCGCGCACCAGCACGCCGCCGGGCACCGCGCGCACCGGGAAGATGTGGCCGGGCTGCACCAGGTCGGACGGCTTGGCGTCGCGCGCCACCGCAACCTGGATGGTGCGGGCGCGGTCGGCGGCCGAGATGCCGGTCTCGACGCCCTCGGCGGCCTCGATCGACTGGGTGAAATTGGTGCCGTATCGCGTGCCGTTGCGGGCGGCCATCAGCGGCAGGTCCAGCTGGCGGCAGCGCTCTTCGGTCAGCGTCAGGCAGACCAGGCCGCGCCCGTGCGTGACCATGAAGTTGATGGCTTCGGGCGTGACGAACTCGGCGGCCATGACCAGGTCGCCCTCGTTCTCGCGGTCTTCCTCATCGACCAGGATGACGATGCGGCCGGCGCGCAGCTCGGCGATGATCTCGGAGACCGAGGCGATGCCGTAGGATTCCGGCTCGGAACCGGGCAGGGAGGACAACTGGACGGACATGGGTTGGACGCAAACCAGGCGGGAAAGTCCGGATTTTACCGCCC
The Achromobacter sp. AONIH1 DNA segment above includes these coding regions:
- the ribBA gene encoding bifunctional 3,4-dihydroxy-2-butanone-4-phosphate synthase/GTP cyclohydrolase II — encoded protein: MSVQLSSLPGSEPESYGIASVSEIIAELRAGRIVILVDEEDRENEGDLVMAAEFVTPEAINFMVTHGRGLVCLTLTEERCRQLDLPLMAARNGTRYGTNFTQSIEAAEGVETGISAADRARTIQVAVARDAKPSDLVQPGHIFPVRAVPGGVLVRAGHTEAGCDLTAMAGLTPAAVICEILKPDGTMARLPDLVQFARQHQLKIGTIADLIQYRSEHESIVKRLGRRRMQTAWGEFDAVAYQDAATGSAHLALVHGTIHPDAETLVRVHEPASVLDVLDTGVSPHSWSVPNALAAITASPAGVLVLMNCQSSAEHLFGQIAGWDGAKAPAEPASADRHGLRTYGIGAQILRDLNVGQMKLLAKPRKMPSMAGFSLTITGYDCDPPESSRNTQKADT